The following coding sequences lie in one Apium graveolens cultivar Ventura chromosome 1, ASM990537v1, whole genome shotgun sequence genomic window:
- the LOC141709984 gene encoding uncharacterized protein LOC141709984, giving the protein MIRTDNRTKFFQEYCHTLFASKGIIHQKSVPHNPQQNGKIEKTHRHLLETARALRLHANLRIKFWGDCVLSATYLINLMPSSVLSWKSPYQILLQQYPDYSRLKVLGCLCYSTNKTSDKLASRAFRCVFIGYPYAQKAYKLYDLDNHKVIISRDVTFQENIFPFKQSSISPVVSPSVQLDFSTESSDIPSFSMNHNVDNNVTDNTVDDDSLNQIFESSDAYIQSDNIISDYIASSSIVSLRKSSRSIQIPEKYTDYVLSNTSKAFCSQAFNVFADTQLTSFSTAYLATLAKVLSIHEPTSYAQAQLDQNWVDAMQTYLALGSIAS; this is encoded by the coding sequence ATGATAAGGACTGACAATAGAACAAAATTTTTTCAAGAATATTGTCATACTCTTTTTGCGTCTAAAGGAATTATTCATCAGAAATCTGTTCCTCATAATCCTCAACAAAATGGCAAAATTGAAAAGACGCATAGACATTTATTAGAAACTGCTAGGGCTCTTAGACTTCATGCTAATCTTCGTATCAAATTTTGGGGAGATTGTGTTTTATCTGCTACATATCTTATCAATCTAATGCCTAGTTCAGTTCTGTCTTGGAAATCTCCTTATCAAATTCTTTTGCAACAGTATCCTGATTATTCCAGACTAAAAGTTCTTGGATGTCTTTGTTACTCTACAAATAAGACATCTGATAAGCTTGCTTCAAGGGCATTCAGGTGTGTTTTTATAGGATATCCTTATGCACAGAAAGCATACAAGTTATATGATTTGGATAATCATAAAGTGATCATTAGCAGAGATGTTACTTTTCAGGAAAATATTTTTCCTTTTAAACAATCATCCATTTCTCCAGTTGTTTCTCCATCTGTTCAGTTAGATTTTTCTACTGAATCTTCAGATATTCCTTCATTTTCTATGAATCACAATGTTGATAACAATGTTACTGATAATACTGTTGACGATGATTCTTTAAATCAAATTTTTGAATCCTCAGATGCTTATATTCAATCTGATAATATCATTTCTGATTATATTGCTTCTTCATCCATTGTTTCTTTAAGAAAGTCATCTAGATCTATTCAGATTCCTGAGAAGTACACTGATTATGTTCTTTCAAACACATCAAAAGCCTTTTGTTCTCAAGCTTTTAACGTGTTTGCTGATACACAATTGACTTCTTTTAGTACAGCTTATTTGGCTACTCTTGCTAAAGTTCTGTCAATTCATGAACCTACTTCATATGCTCAAGCTCAACTTGATCAAAATTGGGTAGATGCTATGCAAACATACTTGGCACTTGGTTCCATTGCCTCCTAG